The DNA window atatatatatatatatatatatatatatatatatatatatatatatatatatatatatatatatatatatatatatatatatatatatatatatatatatatatatatatatatatatatatatatatatatgatgtccATGGTTTTTGAATTATACctaattttttcataaaaaattaacGTGTTGTCTATTAAATGTCATATTTTATGAGGAAGATAATTGAAAatgtaaaacaaaataaaaggggTATAGGAATAGTAGAATTGAGGAAGATAAATAAGAAATGTAAGACAATATAAGAGGGGTATAGTAATGATTGAATGGGAAACATTTTTTCCATTAGTATTGAGTTCTATTCTTTGGATATTAATGTGGGATATAGTTTCTGCATTCAACcaaagaaaatatatatacatatatatatatatatatatatatatatatatatatatatatatatatatatatatatatatatatatatatatatatatatatatatatatatatgaaaaatatatttactctaagagtaaatgtaaaagacttactccaaatcttaatcattaatttttattaatataacgtttttaattaatgatttaatctttttttttggaaatatttttttatataaaaaattaattaaagccgttaaattaatgataattaatGGTTAAGATTTAGAGTAAGttttcaatattatatatatatatatatatatatatatatatatatatatatatatatatatatatatatatatatatatatatatatatatatatatatatatatatatatatatatatatatatataaaaatagggTATTAATAGTAAAAACTTACTTACATTTAAGATTGAAAGATGTTTGATATTTTCAAAGACTTTGGTTTGGTGGTAGAGGTAGTCATACCGCCGAGAAGAGACAAGAGGGGGAGGAGATATGGCTTCGTGAGATACAGGAAGGTAGAGGATGTAAGAATACTGGAGATAAGTTTAGACAGTATCATCATCAAGGGAAGAAAGATCCATGCAAACGTGCCAAGATTCCAAAGAGGGATGGATGGTGGGGTGAAGAGAGATAGGGTGCAGGAGATAGAAAGAAAAGATGTAGGAAGCACACGAGGAAACCCAAGAAATATAGGAGGAAGTTATGCAGATGTTCTAAAGTCAAACACGTTCAGGAAGCTAGCGAAGGAGAATAGGCCGTTGTTAGGGTGGAACAATCATGAACCCAAGCCTAAGTTCACTCATCTTGAATTCCAGGTAGAAGAAAGCCATATGAAAAGATTCAAAGATGCATATGTTGGTGTCGTGGAGAATCCAGGGTCAACATATGTCGTCCAGGCGGCGTTTCATGCTGAAGGATGCTATAGGGTAAAGATTACACCTATGGGAGCAAACTTGTGTCTCATGGAAGAAATGGAGGTGGGTGAAATAAAAAGGATGATCACGGATGAATCTGAGCTAATATTGAAATGGTTCTCTGATATTCACCCTTGGTCACCGGCGGACGTAGACAATGAAAGGTTGACATGGATGAGATGCTATGGTTTACCTTGTCATGCTTGGCAGGAGGAGTTCTTTGAATTCATATCAAAACCGGTGGGTACTTTCGTCTGTTGTGATGAGGAAACGAAAAACCTATCGAAACTGGATGTTGCAAGGTTCCTGATCCGAACAAAATATACCTTAACATTAAACGAATGTTTCAACGTGGGTGTTAACGATGAAGTATATAGCGTGAAACTAGTGGAAGATGTACATGGTCCTAAAAGAATCGTGGTGCCGGAAAATGCGAGTGAATGTTTCAGTGGCTCATCGGAGACGGAGGGCGAATCCTGGGAAGAAGAAGATAGCACGGATATTGAGGCTGATAATGTCGATTTGACAAAAGACGACAATCATAATGTCACTTCTCTCCTAGGTGGCGTTGGAACTGGTACCCAACCAATACAAAGCAAGTGTGTTACGTGTGAAGTTGGAAGGTTCTTGGAAAAGGGAGGTTTAGAAAAAGATACGCCTATTACTGTAGCTATAAAGTCAAAATCAAAAGCTGATGGTAAGGGAGCATTTATTGAAGGTGCGGTGGATACCAAGTCAACATCAGAGGTGGGTCCTCTCCAAAAAGAAAGGAAACAAGTGGTGGGGCCAGGTAACGGTAGCTTAACTTGTCAAGTGGGGGACTCTGATGATTCGGACCCTATTTCTGGATCACCGTCACGGTCCATTGGGTTTGCCAGCATCCTCAAGCCCATAAAAGTAGTTCCCATTGAAGAAGTCTATCAAAACCTAAAAATACCTTTTGCCCCTTCCTATTTCTCTGCACTTCTTCACTCTCAGTCCAACCCTATTGTACCTTTTGCCTCAAATGCCTCACCGGGAGATGCTATTTCTTGTAATTCGAAAGATAGTCTAACTAAAGGTGGTCTTCTCAGTGAGAATTCTGTTGGGGGCTCAGGAATCAATCAAGGCAACAAGCGAATCTGGAGGGCTTTGGATGGATTACCGGCAAAAGTATGGAGCTCTATAAAGGATTTAGGTGTTGAAGGTGAGGAGGATGATGAGGTATTCGAAGGAATTGTTCGGGAGATTGAAGCAAGGGAGAGAAAGCAGTTCGAAACCAAAGGAGTCTGCTACGGTTATCCCATGAATATTGGATCATTCAATATTCGTGGGGGTGGTGGTTCGGCCAAGCGAAGAAGGGTGTGTCAGGTCCTGGCTTCGGCAAGGACAGATTTGTGTTTCATCCAGGAAACAAAGATCAAAAGTATGGAAGCTCATTTGGCAACAAGTTTTTGGGGTAATTCGGATTGCGAGTGGTCGGCCTTAGATTCAGATGGTGCATCAGGGGGCGTTCTTACAATTTGGAAATCAGGTATTATTAACCCTATTTCTAGCTTCAAAGGAAAAGGTGTGTTGGGAATTAATGCAGAGTGGAAAGGCAGGAAttgttatttcataaatatctacTCACCTTGCAATTTGGCAGAGAAGAGATTGGTTTGGAAGTTTTTGCTGGATAAGAAACATAATATGCCTGCAGGGGAATGGATATTAGGGGGGGACTTTAACTCAGTAAAAAAAAGAGGAAAGAATGGGGAAGAATCTGTCTAGTAGGGTGGAAATGGAAGAGTTCTCTAAGTTCATTGAACTTATGGAAGTGGTGGATTTGCCTCTGATTGGAAACAGATTTACCTGGATTAACTCAAATGGGAAAGCACGTAGTAGAATCGACAGATTTCTATTAACGGAAGGAATTGCAAACCAATGGAAAGCAGTAGCGCAGATAACTGGTAAGAGGGACATATCAGACCATCGGCCAATCTGGATTAAGACAAGCAACTCGAACTGGGGGCCCAAACCTTTTAAAGTGTTCAATTGTTGGTGGGAACACGAAAACTTCTTAAAATTTGTGGAGGAGGAATGGAATAGCTGCACGATTTCTGGAACCAGGGCATATATACTCAAAGAAAAACTTAAATACCTGAAAGGAAGATTAAGGTGGTGGAATTCTAATGTGTTCGGCCATGTGGACTTGAAAATTGAACAAGAGGTAGAGGAGCTTGATGGGATCAAAGACGACTGTTTGGTAATAACGAATCAGCTGAGCAACGAGAGTTGGGAGAAAAGAAAGCAAGTGCAAGAGAATATTTGGAGAAACATCAACCTCAAGGAGAGTATGCTAAAAAAAATCTAGGTTGAAGTGGATAAAAGAAGGGGACTGTAATTCAAGATATTTCCACTCGGTTTTCAAAAACAGAAGGAGGAACAATTCCGTGGTTGCCTTAAAAACTGCACATGGCTACATTGAGGAGGTTGGGGCGGTAAAAAGGGAAGCGAAGAGACATTTTGAGGGGAGATTTACTAAAACTACTAGACCGAGACCGAAGTTGGCAGGGGTAGAATTCAACAAATTGACTGAAGGGGAAAGTTTGGCTCTAGAGGAGGCATTTTCAAAGGAAGAGATTTATGATGTTATTGCCAATTGTGATAACCTTAAAAGCCCTGGGCCAGACGGCTTTAACCTGGGTTTCATCAAAAAATGTTGGGGGATTGTAGGCGAAGACGTGATTAAGTGTGTCCAGGAGTTCTATCTTAAAACTCGCTTACCTAGAGCTTTCACTGCATCTTTTCTGTCCCTTATTCCTAAGGTGGACCACCCTCAAGATTTAAATGATTTTCGGCCTATCTGCCTTATTGGGTGCATAAACAAAATCATTGCAAAGCTGCTTGCTGCCAGGTTACGCAAAGTCATTGGTAAGCTCATCTCTTCTTTCCAAACTGCATTTGTTCCAGGGAGACAGATCTTGGACGGGGTTCTGGTAACAAATGAGCTGATTGATCATGCTATAAGGAGAAAAAGGTCGTGCATTCTCTTTAAGGTAGATTTCGCGCAGGCATTCGACTGTGTTGATTGGGACTTTTTGAAGGAAATGCTTAGCAAAATGGGGTTCGGTGGGAGGTGGTTAAACTGGCTAGAAGCTACGGTCTTCACAAGAAATATTTCAGTTCTAGTAAATGGGAGCCCAACATCTGAATTTAAAGCAAATCGAGGATTGAGGCAAGGCGATCCGTTGTCGCCATTTCTGTTTGCTATCGTGGCTGAAGGTTTGGCGGGTATGGTAAGACAATTAATTCATCGTGGGGGTTTCAAAGGTTATGAACTAGAAGGAGGTGCTTCTTATGATCTTTTACAATTAGCTGATGATACAATTATGGTGGGAGAAGGCAGCTGGAAGAATGTGTGGGAGCTGAAGATCATTTTGCTTGGCTTTGAGATGGTTTCAGGGCTTCGGGTAAACATGTGGAAGAGTAAACTTTATGCAGTGGGGATGGAGCAGCATTTCATGCAAGCGGCATGTCATTTTTTAACCTGTAAGCTTGATAAAATTCCTTTTAAATTCCTGGGTTTGGTTGTGGGCGATAATCCAAGGAGGATGAGTTTTTGGGTTCCCCTTTTGGCAAGTTTAAAGGCACGTTTCAACCCTTGGATTGGCAGGCTGTTATCTATAGGTGGCAGGGTTACTTTGCTAAACTCAGTAATTACCAATGTTCCTATCTACTATCTCTCTTTTTTCAAAGTTCCCAAAAAAGTGCACCTGGAGATTATAAAGCTTCAACGGAATTTCTTATGGCATCATTCGTTGGAGAGGAAAGGAATAGACTGGATAAGCTGGAAGACGGTCAACAAATCAAAGGAGGAGGGTGGTTTGGGTATAAAGAATATTTGGCTTTTTAATAGAGCTCTTCTAACCAAATGGTTGTGGCGCTTTGTTActgaagaaaataatatttggAAGGCATTGCTTGAAGAAAGATATGGGAACTTGCATAACAGAATAATTCTTAAGATTAGACAATCAAGTAAAAAGTACAAATCAGTCTGGTGGAGGGATTTGATGCTGATAGGTGATGCTGTGGAGAATTCTGGTTTTGTACAACATCTGACCAGCAAAATAGGAGATGGAAATAGAACTTCGTTTTGGCATAGTAGGTGGATTGGGCAGAGACCCCTCAGGTATGTTTTCCCAAACTTATTCTCTAGCTTACAATGTACTGATGGAACCGTGGCTATGATGGGAGGGAGAATAAATTCAGATTGGCATTGGAACATCCCTATTAGGGAGGAAGTGGCTACTGTCCTTATACATCAAGAACTGGAGGAACTTGTGACTATTCTGAATGAAGTAGAACCGAAAGCTGGTGTAAATGATAGGTTGGTCTGGTCTTTGAATGGGTGTGAAGGTTTTGAGGTGAAAAGGTATTATTTGAAGCTACAAGATCTCAGTGGTGATAATGGGAAAAATTTGGAGGAGGAAAATAGGGCAGCCATCAATTTAATTTGGAATGCTTGGATGCCATCGAAGGTCAAGGTCTTTGCGTGGAGGATGCTTAAAGATAGAATTCCGACTCGTATGCAACTTCTACATAGAAACATCATAGAAGTCAATGAAGATTGTTGCTGTGTGCTAGGCTGTTCAGCAATAGAAGACGTCCAACACCTCTTTTTGGATTGCGGTAAAATGAGGACAGTGTGGATAAACATCTACCGGTGGTTGGGAATTCATGTGGATTTTATCGTGGACTGTGGGAACCATCTTTTGCAGTTTGTGGATAACCTGAAACGGTTCTGTCCGGTGAAGAGAGCGGCCTCACTTTGGGCTGCAGTTTGTTGGTGTGCATGGAAACATAGGAATGCAATCTTATTTGAAAATGCAATGGAAGACTTGGAGGATCTTGTGCACAAAGTGAAGATGTACTCATGGTGGTGGATGGCAATAGGTTGTAGAAAAATGGTTGTATGTTCATTTTATGACTGGTATAACTATCCCTTAATCTATATGTCTATGTAATGTTTCAGGCCCTGTAATGTAGGTTTGATTTCATGTAAGAAAGTTGGGTTTGAGTCTGGTGGTTTACTCCACAGAACAATTGTAATGATGCATTTTGCACTACTGGTGCTGTTGTTAATATAAtacattgcttataaaaaaaaaagattgaaaGATAAATCTTAATGTAAGTTTATTGAATAAAATTAGACCATAAATGTAAATGTACAtgcaaaatatataaaattaaaattaaatcaaacaataaaaaataaaaaattattcatatgccgtagcttataaaaaaattattaaaataaaaaataatcaaaccgTCAAAAGATTAGAAAAACATAGAattcttaaaataatttatttgatgacaaaaaaatgagtttttttttcatatacaaaCTGCGGAAATTAAAGATATTACATAGAGAAGATAAATCTAAGTATGAGATGTTTTTATCTTGGCTCAAATAAGAGCAGTagaaattagaaaaattaaaaatatgtttcctTTAAATATCTTAAATTGCTTTAACCAATCAAGAATAAGTGGAGGTCAACAAATGAAAAGTATTAATTTTAGTTAAATCTATTAATTTgtaatagaaaaatattaaaagaaaaatggaaaCATGATTGTACGGCTTCGTGTTActcagaaaagaaaaaaaaatacaacattcaTCTAAAATACAAttgaacaaataaataaaataaaataaaataaataaaattaaaatgactTACTCATACCCCATTTAACATGAGTGTAGAGAGTTAAAAAGAATTGAGACTTTGTGACGACAacaatctaaaaaatattttcataacaTAAATAAGTGGAATATAAACATAGTAGATTTGTAGAAAATAATTGCTTCCCTTATAAATCTAAAAAACAactgatttttattaaatatattgattttgtaacagaaatattaaataaaaatatattatatgagTGAAAAGTCCAAAAAAACTCAATAGAAAATGAAagactataaaatataatttaataggTGCCaccttaaattttttattacatTAAATGAAGTTTCTGTTTTATTGTTTTACTAtgtataataataaaattgatgaggttttgattattaaataaatttcacGAGACATCAACAGTGTTATAGTGCTATATAGACTAGACAAAACACAACCAAAACTATCATTACTCAATCATGAAGCTTGTTTATTCTCTCACCCTTTCCTTCCTCCTCTTTGTTTTCATCACCAATCTTTCTATAGCTTTCTCAAATGACGATAATGAGCCAGTACTTGACCTATCGGGTAAACCCCTTATCGCAGGTAACGAATACTACATTCTCCCTTCCTCTGGTCGCGGCATCACTGGTGGTGGAATAGAACTAGAAAAAACCGGTAACTCCAAATGTGAAGTTACTGTCCTACAAAGTTACAGACTATTTTCCTTCCAAACATCACTGAAATTTACCAATTTAAAAAACAGTTCTGAACAAATCCTCACAAGTACGCCACTTGAGATTGAAGTTACTAAGAAGCCTGATTGTGCTCATTCATCAAAATGGATAGTATTTGTTGATAACGTTATTCATAAATCTTGTCTTGGTATTGGTGATTATCGAAACTATAATGATCTCCAAAAAGTTTCTGGCACATTCAGTATCTTGAAATATGGAAAGGGTTATCAGTTTGAATTTTGCCTTGATGGATCTGGTGCTTGTTATGATATTGGGAGGTATCATCATTTTGGTGAAATTGGAAAACGTTTGTATTTGGCTGAACAGGACCCAAAAGAcccttttgaatttatttttcttcCTACTTCCTTTGGAATAATTAAGTCTGTTGTTGCATGAGTTCAATTTAACTAGCTAGCTATAGCTAGCTAGACTTGCTCTATGTAAgcttgaaataataaaataaatggaaTCAATACAGTGTATTAATTCCTTCCTTACACCTGTTTTGTTTGTCTTTGCATGTTTCTATTATGGTGGTTCTggcaaaatataattaatttctttCTAAAATTTACTTTATTTATGTTTGAAATTGAACATTATGATTTTACAACTGATTATTCAAGTTACttctatatttatatttaaagtgCATTCCAACGTAATTAaactttata is part of the Vicia villosa cultivar HV-30 ecotype Madison, WI linkage group LG2, Vvil1.0, whole genome shotgun sequence genome and encodes:
- the LOC131647648 gene encoding kunitz-type trypsin inhibitor-like 2 protein, which codes for MKLVYSLTLSFLLFVFITNLSIAFSNDDNEPVLDLSGKPLIAGNEYYILPSSGRGITGGGIELEKTGNSKCEVTVLQSYRLFSFQTSLKFTNLKNSSEQILTSTPLEIEVTKKPDCAHSSKWIVFVDNVIHKSCLGIGDYRNYNDLQKVSGTFSILKYGKGYQFEFCLDGSGACYDIGRYHHFGEIGKRLYLAEQDPKDPFEFIFLPTSFGIIKSVVA